Proteins from a genomic interval of Trifolium pratense cultivar HEN17-A07 linkage group LG6, ARS_RC_1.1, whole genome shotgun sequence:
- the LOC123892814 gene encoding 2,3-bisphosphoglycerate-independent phosphoglycerate mutase, with translation MGSSGFSWKLPDHPKLPKGKTIAVIVLDGWGEANPNEYNCIHNAETPTMDSLKKGAPEHWRLVRAHGKAVGLPTEDDMGNSEVGHNALGAGRIFAQGAKLVDLALESGKIFEGDGFNYIKESFETGTLHLIGLLSDGGVHSRLDQVQLLLKGASERGVKRIRLHILTDGRDVLDGSSVGFVETLENDLAKLREKGIDAKIASGGGRMNVTMDRYENDWSVVKRGWDAQVLGEAPFKFTSALEAVKTLRAAPKANDQYLPPFVIVDESGKSVGPIVDGDAVVTFNFRADRMTMLAKALEYEKFDNFDRVRFPKIRYAGMLEYDGELKLPRHYLVSPPEIDRTSGEYLVHNGVRTFACSETVKFGHVTFFWNGNRSGYFNADLEQYVEIPSDSGITFNEQPKMKAVEIAEKAKEAILSGKFDQIRVNLPNGDMVGHTGDIEATIVACKAADEAVKIILDAIQQVGGIYVVTADHGNAEDMVKRDKAGKPLLKDGKVQILTSHTLEPVPIAIGGPGLAPGVRFRNDVPTGGLANVAATVMNLHGFEAPSDYETTLIEVVDK, from the exons atgGGTAGCTCAGGTTTCTCATGGAAATTACCTGATCATCCTAAGCTTCCTAAGGGAAAGACAATTGCTGTTATTGTTTTGGATGGATGGGGTGAGGCTAATCCAAATGAATATAACTGTATCCACAACGCCGAAACACCGACCATGGATTCACTTAAAAAG GGGGCTCCTGAACATTGGAGATTGGTTAGGGCTCATGGTAAAGCTGTAGGACTTCCAACAGAGGATGATATGGGAAATAGTGAAGTTGGTCATAATGCACTCGGTGCCGGTCGCATCTTTGCTCAAGG TGCGAAGCTTGTTGACCTTGCTCTAGAATCTGGAAAGATTTTCGAAGGAGATGGTTTCAATTACATCAAGGAAAGTTTTGAAACTGGCACATTGCATCTCATTGGACTACTGAGTGATGGTGGAGTTCACTCCAGACTTGATCAAGTGCAG TTGTTGCTAAAAGGAGCTAGTGAGCGAGGTGTTAAAAGAATCCGTCTCCATATTCTTACAGATGGTCGTGATGTTTTGGATGGCTCAAGTGTGGGTTTTGTGGAAACCCTTGAAAATGATCTTGCAAAATTGCGTGAGAAAGGTATTGATGCAAAGATTGCATCAGGTGGAGGTCGTATGAATGTCACAATGGATCGTTATGAG AATGACTGGAGTGTTGTGAAACGAGGATGGGATGCTCAAGTTCTTGGTGAAGCACCGTTTAAGTTTACAAGTGCTCTAGAAGCTGTGAAGACACTGAGGGCAGCACCAAAGGCCAATGACCAGTATCTTCCTccttttgttattgttgatgagaGTGGAAAATCTGTTGGTCCAATAGTTGATGGTGATGCTGTTGTTACATTTAACTTCCGGGCAGATCGTATGACTATGCTTGCCAAGGCTCTTGAGTATGAAAAGTTTGACAATTTTGATAGAGTACGCTTCCCTAAAATCCGTTATGCTGGTATGCTTGAATATGATGGTGAATTGAAGCTTCCACGCCATTACCTTGTTTCTCCACCAGAGATTGATAGGACTTCTGGTGAATATTTAGTGCATAATGGCGTTCGCACTTTTGCCTGCAG TGAGACTGTTAAATTTGGCCATGTGACATTTTTCTGGAATGGAAACCGATCTGGATATTTTAATGCGGATCTGGAGCAATATGTTGAGATTCCAAGTGACTCTGGGATTACATTCAACGAACAACCAAAAATGAAGGCAGTGGAGATTGCTGAGAAGGCAAAGGAAGCAATTCTTAGCGGGAAATTTGATCAG ATACGTGTTAACCTACCAAACGGTGACATGGTGGGACACACAGGTGACATTGAAGCAACAATTGTGGCTTGTAAGGCCGCTGATGAAGCTGTTAAG ATTATTCTCGATGCAATTCAGCAAGTAGGTGGAATTTATGTTGTCACTGCTGACCACGGTAATGCAGAAGATATGGTCAAGAGGGACAAGGCTGGAAAACCTCTACTAAAGGATGGAAAAGTTCAGATTCTTACTTCTCATACTCTTGAGCCA GTACCAATTGCGATTGGAGGTCCTGGATTGGCTCCTGGTGTGAGGTTCCGCAATGATGTTCCCACCGGTGGGTTGGCCAACGTAGCTGCAACTGTGATGAATCTTCATGGATTTGAGGCTCCTAGTGACTATGAGACAACTCTCATAGAAGTAGTTGATAAATGA
- the LOC123892817 gene encoding heat shock cognate 70 kDa protein-like, whose protein sequence is MAKKYEGHAVGIDLGTTYSCVAVWHEQHSRVEIIHNDQGNRTTPSCVAFTDKQRLIGDAAKNQAATNPQNTIFDAKRLIGRQFSDDVVQKDINLWPFKVIADVNNKPMVVVRYKGQEKQLCAEEISSMVLIKMREIAEAYLESPVKNAVITVPAYFNDSQQKATKDAGAIAGLDVMRIMSEPTAAAIAYSLDKRINCVVERNIFVFDLGGGTFDVSLVTIKDKVFQVKATAGNTHLGGEDFDNRMVNYFVEEFKRKKKVDISGNPRAMRRLRTTCERVKRILSFSVDTTIEVDALFEGIDFSSSITRAKFEEINMDLFNECMETVESCLNDSKMDKSSVDDVVLVGGSSRIPKVQQLLRDFFKGKDLCKSINPDEAVAFGAAVLASLLTDGIKNAPNLELIDVTPLSLGLRLNHDCMEVVIPRNTTIPVKKTLDCATSKDNQSSALIKVYEGERALASENNFLGSFRLSGLSPALRGHPLDVCFSIDENGILTVSVEEVSTGNLSEIVIINYKDRLSAVEIKKLIQEAESYCAEDKKFLQMAQAKNALDDCIYKIESAIKKQNINLKLSTPENEKINVAIKMAKKLLDENDLHEVDLLEDHLENLESMFEDLCINRT, encoded by the exons ATGGCGAAAAAATACGAAGGACATGCTGTGGGAATTGACCTTGGTACAACATATTCTTGTGTTGCAGTGTGGCATGAGCAACACAGTAGAGTGGAGATTATTCACAATGATCAAGGCAACAGAACTACACCTTCTTGTGTTGCCTTCACCGACAAACAAAGGTTGATTGGCGATGCAGCTAAGAATCAAGCTGCTACCAACCCACAAAATACTATCTTTG aTGCTAAGAGGTTAATTGGTAGGCAGTTCAGTGATGATGTTGTTCAGAAGGATATTAATTTGTGGCCATTCAAAGTCATTGCCGATGTAAACAACAAACCTATGGTTGTTGTTCGGTACAAGGGGCAGGAGAAGCAGTTGTGTGCGGAGGAAATTTCATCAATGGTTCTCATAAAGATGCGGGAGATTGCAGAGGCATATTTGGAATCACCGGTTAAGAATGCAGTCATTACTGTGCCAGCTTATTTCAACGATTCTCAACAAAAAGCCACCAAAGATGCCGGTGCCATTGCTGGCCTTGATGTTATGAGGATAATGAGCGAGCCCACTGCAGCAGCTATTGCATATAGTCTTGACAAGAGAATTAACTGTGTTGTTGAACgaaatatttttgtgtttgatcTTGGTGGTGGAACTTTTGATGTGTCTCTTGTTACAATTAAGGATAAGGTCTTTCAAGTTAAGGCAACTGCTGGAAACACTCACCTTGGTGGAGAGGACTTTGATAATAGAATGGTAAATTACTTTGTAGAGGAGttcaaaaggaagaaaaaagttGACATTAGTGGGAACCCAAGAGCCATGAGAAGGTTGAGAACAACCTGTGAGAGGGTTAAAAGGATCCTCTCTTTTTCAGTTGACACAACTATTGAGGTAGATGCTTTATTTGAGGGCATTGACTTCTCTTCATCGATCACTCGTGCAAAGTTTGAGGAAATCAATATGGATCTTTTCAATGAATGTATGGAAACTGTTGAGAGTTGCCTTAATGACTCTAAGATGGACAAGAGTAGTGTAGATGATGTTGTCCTTGTTGGTGGGTCTTCTAGGATTCCCAAAGTGCAGCAGCTATTGAGGGACTTTTTTAAGGGAAAGGATCTGTGCAAGAGCATCAACCCTGATGAGGCTGTTGCATTTGGTGCAGCCGTGCTGGCTTCTTTGTTGACTGATGGAATTAAAAATGCTCCAAACTTGGAATTGATCGATGTTACACCACTGTCTTTAGGTTTGCGGTTAAATCATGATTGCATGGAGGTAGTGATTCCTAGGAATACTACTATACCTGTCAAGAAGACATTGGATTGTGCGACAAGTAAGGATAACCAATCCTCAGCCTTGATAAAGGTTTATGAGGGTGAGAGAGCTTTAGCCAGCGAAAACAATTTTCTTGGTTCTTTTAGGCTCTCTGGATTGTCCCCTGCTCTTCGTGGCCACCCTCTTGATGTTTGTTTTtctattgatgaaaatggtattttgaCAGTTTCTGTCGAGGAAGTATCCACAGGCAACTTGAGTGAGATTGTAATAATCAATTATAAAGACAGGTTATCAGcagtagaaattaaaaaattgattcaaGAAGCTGAGAGTTACTGTGCTGAAGATAAGAAATTCCTACAAATGGCTCAAGCAAAAAATGCATTGGATGACTGCATTTACAAAATAGAATCTGCTATAAAGAAGCAGAATATTAACTTGAAACTCTCCACACCAGAGAACGAGAAGATCAATGTTGCAATTAAAATGGCAAAAAAATTGCTTGATGAGAATGACCTGCATGAAGTAGATCTTCTTGAGGATCATTTGGAGAACCTTGAAAGTATGTTTGAAGACCTTTGCATTAATCGTACTTag
- the LOC123892815 gene encoding heat shock cognate 70 kDa protein-like yields MMMPKKYEGYAVGIDLGTTYSCVAVWHEQHSRVEIIHNDQGNRTTPSCVAFTDKQRLIGDAAKNQAATNPQNTIFDAKRLIGRKFSDDVVQKDINLWPFEVIDDENNKPIVVVQYKGQEKHLCAEEISSMVLTKMREIAEAYLESPVKNAVITVPAYFNDFQRKATIDAGAIAGLDVMRIMCEPTAAAVAYSLDKRTNCAGERNIFVFDLGGGTFDVSLVTIKDKVFQVKATAGNTHLGGEDFDNRMVNYFVEEFKRKKKVDISGNPRALRRLRTTCERVKRILSFSVDTTIEVDALFEGIDFSSSITRAKFEEINMDLFNECMETVESCLNDSKMDKSSVDDVVLVGGSSRIPKVQQLLRDFFKGKDLCKSINPDEAVAFGAAVQAALLSDGIKNAPNLVLIDVTPLSLGLEVNHDCMEVAIPRNTTIPVKKTLNCRTTKDNQSTASIEVYEGERAIASENNLLGSFKLSGLSPALRGHPMCVCFSVDENGILTVSAKEVSTGIMNEIIITNYKERLSAAEIKELIQEADNYRAEDEKFQQMAKVKSALDFCVYKIESALKKQNINFKLSTPENKKINVAIRMAKKLLDENDLHEVDLLEDHLENLESMFEDITAKIG; encoded by the exons ATGATGATGCCGAAAAAATATGAAGGATATGCTGTGGGAATCGATCTTGGTACAACATATTCTTGTGTTGCAGTGTGGCATGAGCAACACAGTAGAGTGGAGATTATTCACAATGATCAAGGCAACAGAACTACACCTTCTTGTGTTGCTTTCACTGACAAACAAAGGTTGATTGGCGATGCAGCTAAGAATCAAGCTGCTACCAACCCACAAAATACTATCTTTG atgcTAAGAGGTTAATTGGTAGGAAGTTCAGCGATGATGTTGTTCAAAAAGATATCAACTTATGGCCGTTTGAAGTCATTGATGATGAAAACAACAAGCCTATTGTTGTTGTTCAGTACAAGGGTCAGGAGAAGCACCTATGTGCAGAGGAAATATCTTCAATGGTTCTAACAAAAATGCGGGAAATTGCAGAGGCATATTTGGAATCACCAGTTAAGAATGCAGTCATTACTGTGCCAGCTTATTTCAATGATTTTCAACGAAAAGCCACCATAGATGCCGGTGCTATTGCTGGCCTTGATGTTATGAGGATAATGTGCGAGCCTACTGCAGCAGCTGTTGCATATAGTCTTGACAAGAGAACTAATTGTGCTGGAGAACgaaatatttttgtgtttgacCTTGGTGGTGGAACTTTTGATGTGTCACTTGTTACAATTAAGGATAAGGTTTTCCAAGTTAAGGCTACTGCTGGAAACACTCACCTAGGTGGAGAGGACTTCGACAATAGAATGGTGAACTACTTTGTAGAGGAGTTCAAGCGGAAGAAAAAAGTGGACATTAGTGGCAACCCAAGAGCCTTGAGAAGGTTGAGAACAACCTGTGAGAGGGTTAAAAGGATCCTCTCTTTTTCAGTTGACACAACTATTGAGGTAGATGCTTTATTTGAGGGCATTGACTTCTCTTCATCGATCACTCGTGCAAAGTTTGAGGAAATCAATATGGATCTTTTCAATGAATGTATGGAAACTGTTGAGAGTTGCCTTAATGACTCTAAGATGGACAAGAGTAGTGTAGATGATGTTGTCCTTGTTGGTGGGTCTTCTAGGATTCCCAAAGTGCAGCAACTATTGAGGGACTTTTTTAAGGGAAAGGATCTGTGCAAGAGCATCAATCCTGATGAGGCTGTTGCTTTTGGTGCAGCTGTGCAGGCTGCTTTGTTGAGTGATGGAATTAAAAATGCTCCAAACTTGGTGTTGATCGATGTTACACCACTGTCTTTAGGTTTGGAGGTAAATCATGATTGCATGGAGGTAGCGATTCCTAGGAACACTACTATACCCGTCAAAAAGACATTAAATTGTCGGACAACTAAAGATAACCAATCCACAGCATCGATAGAGGTTTATGAGGGTGAGAGAGCTATAGCCAGCGAAAACAATTTGCTTGGTTCTTTTAAGCTCTCTGGATTGTCCCCTGCTCTTCGTGGCCACCCTATGTGTGTATGTTTTTCTGTTGATGAAAACGGTATTTTGACAGTTTCAGCTAAGGAAGTTTCCACCGGCATCATGAATGAGATTATAATAACCAATTACAAGGAGAGGTTATCAGCAGCAGAAATTAAAGAATTGATTCAAGAAGCTGACAATTACCGTGCTGAAGATGAGAAATTCCAACAAATGGCTAAAGTAAAGAGTGCGTTGGATTTCTGTGTTTACAAAATTGAATCTGCTTTAAAGAAGCAGAATATTAACTTTAAGCTCTCTACACCAGAGAACAAGAAGATCAATGTTGCAATTAGAATGGCAAAAAAATTGCTTGATGAGAATGACCTGCATGAAGTAGATCTTCTTGAGGATCATTTGGAGAACCTTGAAAGTATGTTTGAAGACATTACAGCCAAGAttggttag
- the LOC123892818 gene encoding heat shock cognate 70 kDa protein-like — protein sequence MAKKYEGHAVGIDLGTTYSCVAVWQEQHNRVEIIHNEQGNKTTPSCVAFTDKQRLIGEAAKNQAATNPQNTIFDAKRLIGRKFSDEVVQKDMKLWPFKVVADENNKPLVAVAYKGREKCLCAEEISSMILTKMREIAEAYLESSVNNAVITVPAYFNDSQRKATIDAGAIAGLNVMRIMSEPTAAAVAYGLDKRTNCAGERNIFVFDLGGGTFDVSLVTIKDKVFQVKATAGNTHLGGEDFDNRMLNYFVEQFKRKKRVDISGNPRALRRLRTQCERAKRTLSFSVDTTIEVDALFEGIDFSSSITRAKFEEINMDLFNECMETVESCLNDSKMDKSNVDDVVLVGGSSRIPKVQQLLEDFFNGKDLCKSINPDEAVAFGAAVQAALLSGGVKNFPKLVLVDVTPLSLGYEKTQDRMTVVIPRNTPIPVKNSSGCKTVMDNQYSSLINVYEGERTRASHNNLLGYFRLCGIPPAPRGHPICVSFSIDENGVLTVSAKEVSTGIMNEVLITNYSERLSTEEIKKLIKEAEKYRDEDKKFLQMAEVRNKLDDCIYKIETALKNQNVKLKICTQESKNIDAAIRRAKNLLDENHEQEIDVLENHLKELNRMYINIVL from the exons ATGGCGAAAAAATACGAAGGACATGCTGTGGGAATTGACCTTGGTACAACCTACTCGTGCGTTGCAGTGTGGCAAGAGCAACACAACAGAGTGGAGATTATTCACAATGAACAAGGCAACAAAACCACACCTTCTTGTGTTGCTTTCACTGACAAACAAAGGTTGATTGGTGAAGCAGCTAAGAACCAGGCTGCTACCAACCCACAAAATACTATCTTTG ATGCTAAGAGATTAATTGGTAGGAAGTTCAGTGATGAAGTTGTCCAAAAAGATATGAAGTTGTGGCCATTCAAAGTCGTTGCCGATGAAAATAACAAACCCTTGGTTGCTGTTGCGTACAAGGGTCGAGAGAAGTGCCTGTGTGCAGAGGAAATTTCATCAATGATCCTCACAAAGATGCGAGAGATTGCAGAGGCATATTTGGAATCATCAGTTAATAATGCAGTCATCACGGTGCCAGCTTATTTCAATGATTCTCAACGTAAAGCCACTATAGATGCTGGTGCCATTGCTGGCCTTAATGTTATGCGGATAATGAGCGAACCTACTGCTGCAGCTGTTGCATATGGTCTTGACAAGAGAACAAACTGTGCTGGAGAACggaatatttttgtgtttgacCTTGGTGGTGGGACGTTTGATGTCTCTCTTGTTACGATTAAGGATAAGGTCTTTCAAGTTAAGGCAACAGCGGGAAACACACACCTTGGTGGAGAGGACTTTGATAACAGAATGTTGAACTACTTTGTAGAACAGTTCAAGAGGAAGAAAAGAGTGGACATTAGTGGGAACCCAAGAGCCTTGAGGAGATTGAGAACCCAGTGTGAAAGGGCAAAAAGAACACTCTCTTTTTCTGTTGACACCACTATTGAGGTAGATGCTTTATTTGAGGGCATTGACTTCTCTTCATCGATCACTCGTGCAAAGTTTGAGGAAATCAATATGGATCTTTTCAATGAATGTATGGAAACTGTTGAGAGTTGCCTTAATGACTCTAAGATGGACAAGAGTAATGTAGATGATGTTGTCCTTGTTGGTGGGTCTTCTAGGATTCCCAAAGTGCAGCAGCTATTAGAGGACTTTTTCAATGGAAAGGATCTGTGCAAGAGCATCAACCCTGATGAGGCTGTTGCTTTTGGTGCAGCTGTGCAGGCTGCTTTGTTGAGTGGTGGTGTTAAGAATTTTCCAAAATTGGTATTGGTAGATGTTACACCATTATCTTTAGGTTATGAGAAAACACAAGATCGCATGACTGTAGTGATTCCAAGGAATACTCCTATACCTGTCAAGAATTCATCAGGTTGTAAAACAGTTATGGATAACCAATACTCAAGCTTGATAAATGTTTATGAGGGCGAGAGAACTAGAGCTAGTCACAACAATCTGCTTGGTTATTTTAGGCTCTGTGGGATTCCACCTGCACCTCGTGGCCATCCTATTTGTGTAAGTTTTtcaattgatgaaaatggagtTTTGACAGTTTCTGCCAAGGAAGTATCCACTGGTATTATGAATGAAGTTTTAATAACCAATTACAGTGAACGGTTATCTACAGAAGAAATTAAGAAATTGATTAAAGAAGCCGAGAAATATCGTGATGAGGATAAGAAATTCTTGCAGATGGCTGAAGTTAGGAATAAATTGGATGATTGCATTTACAAAATAGAAACTGCTTTAAAGAATCAGAATGTTAAGTTGAAGATCTGCACACAAGAGAGCAAGAACATCGATGCTGCAATTAGAAGGGCCAAAAATTTGCTTGATGAGAATCACGAGCAAGAAATAGATGTTCTTGAGAATCATTTGAAAGAGCTCAATAGGATGTATATAAACATTGTCCTATAG